The sequence ACTTGTGACGTGTGGCCCAGCTCGGCGATGAGTGGGCCGATGCAAGAGCGCCAGTGGATGGTGTTCAGGGTGGCTTGGGATCCTTGATGCATCTCAAGCAGAGGCACCCTCACCTGCAGGTGGTCTTATCTATAGGTGGCAGCACTGCATCAGAGGTATTTCCCATTGTTGCATCAAGCACTCTCCTCAGAGACAACTTTGCCCGGTCTGCCCTCGGCCTCGTGGAAGCATCCGGgcttgatggcatcgacAGTAAGTACGAACGGAAAAGAGGGAAACGAACaaaggggagagggagaggggggTAGAGAGATGAAGCACGGATATCAAGttcacacacacgcacaacCCGCCACGTACAAGagtctttagctaattaTTCGCCTGCCTGAATAGTTGCCTGGGAGTTCCCATCCCAAGCCAAACATGGCCACGACTTCCTGGCCTTGCTGGCAGCAGTGCGGATACATATGCCTGAAGATCGCTTCATTCTAACCGCTGTCCTCCCGGCGGCAAAGGAGGTTCTCCAGCTCATCGATCTCAGCACAGCGGCCGAGTACCTTGACTACATCAACCTTGTGGCATATGACTTCTTCGGCACGTGGACGTCCAAGACTGGTCATCACGCACAGCTATATACTATGAACAAGGACGAACCGTCGGCATCGACCGGCGTGGCCTATGTCATGTCCCAAGGGTTCCCTCCGAAGAGTATCCTGCTCGGGATTCCGACCTACGGACGAAGCTTCCTTAAGGCCAATGGACCGGGGCAGGACTTTAACGGTGTTGGTGGCCAAGATGGCACATTCGAATACGGCGAATTACCACGAAAGGGATGCAAAGAGATTGTGGATAGGCGCTATATTGCGGCCCAATGTGTCGGTGGTGATGGGGGGTTTGTCACGTACGACAACCCCGAGACGGTCAAGGTTAAGGCGGAATTTTGCAAGCAAAAGGGATTAGGGGTTTGTGGAGCTCAAATTTATCCAATCTCTGTGAGACACAAGTTGGTTGCTAACTAtcaaatttttaatattgcAGGGGCTTTTTTACTGGAACGGACCGGCTGACTCTCGAGATCAAGCAAGAAGTCTGATTGCGGCTGGTTTCCGCGCTCTACACACCTCGTGAGGCGCAGAGTGTCGGTATGACGTCTCTATCTCTTCTCGTTCTCTATTTTGTTTTGTGCCTGTGTGGCACAAATAGAATTCTCATTACGCATACGCCTTTCGACTCGCCTTACcgctactacatactagtGCCAGCAGATGGCATCAATGGGAGGGGTGGCTTGGCTCGTACATACAAGCGGTGCGGTTGCATGACTCGGACGTCGTCGCAGGAAGGAGTTCCGAATTTCATCTCCAGCTGTGGCTCCATAACGTGGTAACGAAtgttctttttgttctttttcttcttctacttttcTTATTTTGGGAGGAGGGAAACGGATTGCTTTGGCAAAGCGGGAGGGGATaaggggggaaagaaaatagaaggAGATGCGCGGGTTCCACTGGTGCGCAACGGAAAACAAGTATCTTATGATGATATCCCATTATAGACTTCAAATAGACGGGAGCAGGCgttgttgcttttttttttcttcttccttcttctggttACGGTAtacaatctctctctctttctgtctctcgctctctccaCGCGCCACTTGGCAGCATCTAAGCTTGACGATGCCCTCCACTATTTGACGGGCTAGTTGGCCACGAGGCCCCATCACTGTCCATAGCGTCATTATCGTGGCTCTACACGTCCGAGAGGAAGGAGGATTTTTGTGGCACCAAGCCGATGGGAAAACGTCACTCAGCAGTGGTACGTTTCAAATCCGAATGCGCCCAACTGGGCCAACTGGGGTAAGAAAGCGTTCTGGGTCTGCAATTAGAAATTTGGagcctcttctcccctctttttttttttcgtgtgtgtgcgtgtcgTGGAGCTTCTCACAGGCTTGCAACAAGACAAGTAAAAACTGGGTCTAACGAGTTATGGCTGTCGTTTTGACTGGCTCCGTTTCTTTTTGGGTCTTTTTTGGCAGCTGGACAGAGAAAGGCAGCCCATGGTCGGTGACGCTTTGGTTGAAATCGGATGCACACGAGCGGAGCGAGGGCCGCCGAGTTCGGGCTTTTTGGGCAACGGGACGATGTGCTGTGTTGGGAGATTTGGTGAGATACAGAGAGAttggaagacgatgatgtcTTGTTCATGGAGGTGTTTTTTTCGCTCCCTGTGATGCTTGCTTGCAGTGTAAAActtgagaagaagggcggCGAGAATGAGAAGCACTCTCTCGCTACAAGAAGGATTGAACTTTGTCCTCCTtctattttccctttttggaGGCACTGCGTTAGTAACGGTCGTATTAACACATGCGTGCTAAAAACTCggctgcattttttttttcttcattgtcGTTTGTAAGAGTTACTGTGGCATGTACATATGCATGTAGTTAGTTTAGTGCCCATATGCACTGCTTACTACCTGTCACTTCGGACTAATGCCGCTTCGCCTTCGTGTTGGCTGAGCGTCAATGCTTGGGGCCAGAAGCAGGTCAACTCTATTGCTATTTTCTGCCTCGAGTCCTGCACGCTCGGCGAGCTCCGTGCATAGACTCGATGACTTTTTTTGGGGCTCAGGCGGGTGAtgctattttaaagaatggctactgctactagtaacagaaaaaaaaaaaataggctgGAAGAAAAGTAAACGAGAAAGGAGCTAATATACAAgtaggtactactagtagataTTCTGTTTGCACCTGGGTTAAGCTCCCGATGATACAGTACTGAGGgatataaagaaaagcatGTATCTCGTATGATGGATAAGCAGTaagcaaagagcaaaagcTACCGCCTCAGAACTTGCTCCGAATCCTGCCCGAAGACGTGGCTTTCTCAAGAGCCTTCTCGATAGGGTTTGTGGATTGGGAGCTTTAGCATCTTGCGCCccatataaaaaataataataataaataaaaaataaaataaaccgCCTACCAGGTCTTTATGACATATATGATGCTTGCATGCATGAGCCTCACGTGGCGATAAGAGATAGATAGGTcgcacatacatacatacatacatacatacatgtctCAGATGGAGGCGTGGAAGTCGCCGAATCGCAGGTACCGACAGAGATGATGTGCGCAAGATGCGGAATCGTGATGAATCATAATCGTATCGCAGCCCCAGCTTTTTTTGGggaatgcagctgcagctttggAAGCTCTTGACGGcagtggcttttttttttttttttttttggttgaaACGGAGCTGAGAACGGGGGGCGTGGAAACCGAAGTAAGAGCTCTATTAGCAGTAACTGCTAGTACGGAGCATAAAAGTAGGTACCTTCTACCTAGTATAACGGTGACGCATCCGGCAGCCGCTTCAGCCTTAAGAATCGCAGAATAAGGCAAAACCACAgcaaggaaaaggcaaaacCATAAGCCAAAAAAGAGTTCCAACCACAGGCTCAGCTCAGTGCCCAGGCTGACGGGGATTTTGGGGGTGAAAATTAAACGAGAGCCACGTactttttttgtctttctctctcttttcttcaccTTGCATCATCcttcactctttttttttttccaaagaTGCGCCTCATGCGGCCTCGTCCGTCCGCTCTTACATGTCGTCGTTGCCGTTGAGAACAGAAGACACCGAGAGCACATCACCATGTCCAGCCCAGGCAGGGAGgtgcctgcagcagcagcagcgtcaccTCCGGCAGTCAACGATGCGACAAGCTTGGctgcgtcgccgtcgccctcGATAGCTTCGcatcggcagcagcagcacccgcaGTTTCAGCCTCACAGCCCGCATCAGCAGACGGCCGCGCCcgacgcagcagcatcatcaacagcTGCCCTGTCGGGACAagatcaacagcagcagcatcactaCGACCTCGGCCACAGCCACCACAACAGCAACGACAACGTTGACGCGTCCTCGTCGTCCGACCACCTGCCCCCCTTCGAGCCCATCTTCACCCTCCTGACAAACACCACCACAAACACCACCGTCCACCCGCGCGTCCACTACCTCttcagcgacgacgacgcctcCGCCGTCCTCACCGCCCCGCAGACCGACCCTTCGCACCGCGCCCTCATCGTCGACCTCGCCCCGCCGGCCAACCCCAGCGGTAAATGGACCGTCTCCTGGGCGTCCAGCCTGACGCCGGACTTTGCCGTCACGGCGTCGCAGCTctccctgcagcagcacggcagcggcaacggcaataacgacggcgacgagggCGAGAACAACGAAGGCGCTTCAACGTCTGTGATGCTCCGCGTCGAGGGCGTTGAGCGAGAAGGCGTCCCTGTCGATACAAAGCCCACCGGTGCAGCAAACCTCCGCAGCTCCTCGAGCAGCGGCGGCTCCGGCGGCAGCATTGTCGGCCGTGAAAACGTGGACCAGCTGACGGAGGAGTTTAAGCGCCGCATGGGCGTGTTGAAGAAGGTCGTCGATGAAGGCGAGAGGAGACGAGAGACTTTGAATAGGCTGAATGAAGAGATGGCCACGACGCACCCTGATGGGAGGGACGATAacacgacgacgacgacaacaacaacaactgctgctgcggctgcggctgtggAAGATGATACCAATGCGGGAGGGAGAGAGCCGCAGTAAAGTCGGGGTGGGAACGAGACCAACCAAGGGAAGGGGTTTCAATGAATttgttctctctttcctaATTAAACCATGggatttttgctgtttttcaTTTATTTGGATACTACCCTCCTAGCGATATCAAGCTACCATGAGATGGACGAACCAACAAATGTCACCCAATTTTTTTCATCACACTTTAGCCCTCCTTCACCACGCCAGAACACACAAGGCATATTGGAAAGCATTGTTTGGCGCACGGTCACATCTACATCACAGGCTTAGATTTGCTCTCTTGCCTCTCTATTTAATCAGGAATCTTCtcccttttgctttttcttatcAACGTTTGGGCCAATTTTATGAAGGATGAATTCTCCTCTCCTTAGATCCCGTAGCGAATTGATTACAAGATTCGACAATAATACCACTATTGCTATTTACTGCTCGTGCACTGCGTGTCTTGATCAAACCTGTGTCGAGTCAAAAGAATGAGAAAGAATgagaatattttaattaaaatttgatattaaaaaaaaagtctttctGCTGAGCGCCTCAAATGCTAAACTCCAAAATATTCTTCCCAAAACCAGCAACCAAAAAAAGCATtggcggaaaaaaaaaagtaactgTAAAGGCGTCTAAACACAATCAATCCAACCAGCCATCCCCTGTGCTTCGAGAAACATAAGAAAACTCAGAGCTCGTTCCCGTTCAACGACCACCGGAATGTCATAGCCCTTGTGTGGTGCCCAAATCCAAAGGCGtaaacaaaagaaatatgGGCACAAGGTCCTGCCACATGTCGGTAGTTACTTTTATACAATGTCTTCAACAAAAACGGAGTCAAaacgtgtgtgtgtgcgtgtgtgtgtgcgcgTGCCCCTTTTATACCTCTTCTCTCCCGCTCTCTCACTCATCCTTCGTTCAGGCTCGTCTCCACTATCTCGTCAGATACAGCCATTACTGTGGTACAGCAGGCAAGTGGAGTCGTCCCTTTGCTATCCGGCCAAACTGTTGGGCAATCTCATCCTCTGAGGGCATACGAGCCACAAGACGAGCAGCCGGTACAGCAACCTCCTCGAGCAGAGATcgcttcttgttgttgttcgTTCCCTTGACAACGAGGAAGTAAACGACGACAATAATGACAACGATGACAATAATGGCAACTATAAAGATTAGCCCATGCTCTCAAGCCTCACAGCCGGATACATAATAGACTTACCAACAATACCAAGGCAAatccacttcttcttcctggtgGCTCGGGCAGTAGTGACAGCCACTGCGATTTCCTCATTACCCTTGTCGAGATTCTCGACAATCTCCTCACCCTTCTGCTCAATCTGTACAACAGCAGCGTCTTGCTGGACGACCAGGGTATCGAGATCCTGCATGAGCTGGAACAGCTCTGTCATCTGCTGCTCaatcttcagcagctccttGTGTCGGTCCTGGACTGCGCTCAGTGCAGCTCGGGCACGGCCCTGGCGGTCGCTTTGCATCAGAGCTTGGCTGAAAATCTGACCGTTGCCGGTGTCGTCAACCGCGGCTTGGACCTCTTCATCTGAAGCATCGGGGCGAACAATACGGTACTGGCGACCCATCTGCTGCTTGACGGCGGCCTGGAACTCGGATTCGACAGTCTGGTATTTGGTAATGACGGCCTTGACCTCTCGATCGACTCGGTCCACATGGCCACTGTTCATGGCGCTTCGGCCCTCGGGCTTAGATTTGACAGTACGGACACGCTCAGCGAGAGAGCGGTAAGTAGCCATGGTCTCGGTTGTCAGGGCGTCCAGCTGACGGTTGGACTGGCTCGACGAGGAGCTGTCAACATCGCTGAGGACTCGGGATTGGAGCACCTTGATCTGTTCCAGGCTGCTCTCGACTTGGCGGACACTGTTGCTGATATCACGGCACTCGTTACGGATCGCATTGGGGTCTTCGCGGGCCATTGAGCCAGCATGTTGCGTTAGAGGAGCCATCTCGACTGCTGAGGCTGTAAGTGTACGGTTAGCCTCCGCATGATGGGCTGAGGGATGCATATTATCAGTCATACCTCCAGTTGGGGCGTAACCACGGCCACCAGCGCCATAGGGGGTATTGTTATAGCTTGGGGGCTGTCGTAATTGTCCCGTTGGTCGTACGGGTTTTGATTCCCACTGTATCTAAAGAGAGACCGAATGTCAGTCACTGGAATGTGGGTTCGAGGGGCAAAGTATGCAGAGCCCAAGCCGGATAATTGCGATATACTAACCCGTACTGTTTTGACATTGTTAGCAGGCTATTCGGAAAATCATATAATGAAGCGTAATTGGAAACGTGCAAGAGCGTGTATGCAGAAATGGAaatatgaagaagagaagattgGATAAACACCAGAGCGCAGCAGATGCTTTTCTTTGACTTCTGGGACGCTGGTGTTGAAACGGCAGCCGTAGGAGACTCGGGGTGAAACACTTACGCTCATGGTGGATTCGGTTAGGAGAAATCCAGGGATATCAGAGGCTGGCGAAACGCTGTAAGCTGCAAAGCTTGGCTAGCAACCGACGGTTGTTTCTCTCTGTTCAAAAAACttgagacaaaaaaaagggagtcAAACACAAGCAACAAGAAAGCAATGGCCTCACTGCCTTTGGTTAAGAATTGTGTAAATGGCAGAAACAACTTTGCTGTTCAACGTTGGAGGAGAATAAAATGGCCCAGGAGCAGAAGAGGCCCAAGCCGGGTTTCCAGACAAGGGTTATAGAGGAAAGCGAGAAGGGGGCAGCTGCACAATAGTGGAGCCGCGACCAGGGAAGGAGCGGCCCTACGAGACTTGGCTTCGTGTGGCGGTACAGGTACGCGCAGTAGCGTAGCGTGTACCAGTGTGCAGCGTGTGGCAGCCGGAAACGTGCTGAGGGGGGGAGGCCGCAAATTAGCGAGATACGTGTACTTGGTACCGGTACAAGCGCCCACGCCGTGGCGCCTAGTCTAATCAAATGGAAGGCACTGCAATAATAACCATCACGAGCGTAATTTTGCAGAGGCCGCTAAATAAGGAGATCAACAGACAGGCGAAATCACAGGCAGAGCGCAATAATTGGCCTTGTAATTGTGTTTATTCAATAGCCCGGAGCTCTTATTCGCGTTAACTGTAGCGCATAAAACGTGCTACTATTACCTGTGGTCGGTAATAGTAGGGCACACGATGATCCTTCAAGTTTGGTCGTTCCTAAACGAAGGAATTGGGGCAAGGcatttttgccttttgctttgcGCTGCGTCAGATGGTCTCGACAACCAACGACCCTGATTGGATCAGCGTCTTCAGCACAGCATCAGACTAGTGGAACAACGGCCGGTGGCGCACATTGATTTGCCCTGGTCTAGAGGCCGGGGTGGCATCGGGGACCCTGCTAGGATGTGGGTGAGTCGCAGAGATTGCACTACGGGGTATCAGCTGTAGCGCCTGGAAACGGGGACGAACAGCTCCGTGCCACCACCAAAGTTGGTGTCTTGTCtggtttttattttccttggTCACAATTGCGGCGCCTGTTTTGAGCTAGGCCGCTGGAAAAGGGCCTTGCGTGGCGATCAAACAATTCAACCGTCATGTACGGAATACAGAAGCCGAGCAGCGAAGCAGCCATTGGGGGCCCAGACGGCAAGCTGACAATGGCGCCGCAGCTCACCATGCGCCACTACACACGTAGCAGCTTTTCGTAATGGAGTCCGACCTGCGGTCAGCATTTGTACTGGCGTCTAAAAAAAGATCGCCTAAGAATATATATGCTTGTACATGGTACTAGCTTGTTGGGCAACCATTCTCAGCACCGCCTCCATCAAGCTCAGAGGATTGACGCAGATGCCCAACGACGGATCTGGATAAACATCGACAGCTGCGTGACCCTTCCGATTAGCCGggaatgcagatgcagagcaaCATCTCCAAACAGAAGAGGATTTTTATATATGCGGGATAACTTGCCGTGAGCGATCCCATTTGAATCAACGTGAACCAACATGCATGGCGAAGGAAGCGAGCGAACTGGCAAGCTTCAATAGCGTTGCAAGGCATCGATCCTAGCACCACCAGCTCAATAACATAGCGTTGACAAAGCAATTTCAAAATTAGAACTCTATACTTGAAGCTTTAGGCAATAATATCGGCGTCTGTCTTGTGATTCATGCTACGCAATGAATTCCTAGTAGCTGATTCTGAACTGCTAATTCTATTCTACCCCATCTCTTCAGAATTACTATTCTTTCACAAAACTGCATAAGCAGAAACATAGCTGACACTCGAGTCACTGGGCCACACAACTTCACTACTACGGTTATACTTCACAACTCTGAAGCGGCTCTTTTTCTCATCATCGACCTCCTCAGCATAGAGCTCaagagcagccatggcaattCCAATTGGATGTCTCCCGCACACTGTGTTTCCCGTGCGTCTGAGATTATCGACAAAGGCATCGTGACTGCCGCTCTTGACGGCATCCATCGCTGCTTCATCGACCAGCTGGATTGTTTCATAAATGGGCGGTCCCGATGGCCTTGGGCCATATTTATGTAAACTTTTCAGTCTGTCGATATCTCCATCAACGGTGTAAACGGCATAGCCAAACCGTGATCCCCAGTGGCAAAAATCTGAGCTAATGATGAAggcattttcttcatccttgaGATAGGATAGGAGCACTCGACCGGTGTTCTTCTCATCCGCTCGGCTAGTACTTCCGACAATAATGGGAACCACCTGAGGAAAGTTTTCTGGTGTTTTGAAGGTCTGTTCACATCGTTTGTAGAGCAATGGCAGATGCATTTCTAGAGAATGCTCTGCGACATCGTTCTCAGTGGGCATATCAGCCATCTCACCGGCTTCTTTGATGCGTTGGATAGTATCTCTGTCCACTGTAAAATCACCAAATGGCGTAGCATATTTTGAAAATGTCGTGACTCTGCAGCCCGGGAAGCCTATAGTATGAGATGGCCCAAGGATGAAAActctctttgctttgctaAGATCGAGACAGCTGTAAGCCCACGCAGCATTTTCTCCTGAGTAGTCATATCCTGCGTGTCTTTATTCGTTTCATTAGTAAGAAGCGGGATTCAGGGTATATCCATGTCACTCACGGCGCAATGATGATTCGAGCCCCTGGTATAGGCAGTGAAGAGCCATCGACAGTCTCAGGTACCTTGGCAAAAAAGCCGTTGAGTTGTGGCACCAACTTGTCTAAATCGCCTTCATACCACGAGCCCGCTTTTTCAGCTCGTCTTGTGTCTGTATATGCATATCTATCCGTTTCCATTTTCTCGATATTCGGAGATTACTTGTGCTTTTACAATATGCTGTTGGTTCGTCTGAGCTATTGGAAGTAGGTCATCGATGATCCCCGCCTTTGCGATGCGGGGTCGCAGCCATAGTGGGCAGGAGAGCCACTTcgtaatacctacctacatgtTGCCGGTAGCTTACCACCCTTGCGTCGTGGAAGTTAAAACTGGAAACATGTCAATTCCTTGGATACATCCCCCACATCATTTGCTCCGTGGGCAAAGCTAAATTCATCGCATTGCATGAATATGAAGA comes from Trichoderma asperellum chromosome 3, complete sequence and encodes:
- a CDS encoding uncharacterized protein (CAZy:GH18), whose amino-acid sequence is MHLKQRHPHLQVVLSIGGSTASEVFPIVASSTLLRDNFARSALGLVEASGLDGIDIAWEFPSQAKHGHDFLALLAAVRIHMPEDRFILTAVLPAAKEVLQLIDLSTAAEYLDYINLVAYDFFGTWTSKTGHHAQLYTMNKDEPSASTGVAYVMSQGFPPKSILLGIPTYGRSFLKANGPGQDFNGVGGQDGTFEYGELPRKGCKEIVDRRYIAAQCVGGDGGFVTYDNPETVKVKAEFCKQKGLGGLFYWNGPADSRDQARSLIAAGFRALHTS
- a CDS encoding uncharacterized protein (CAZy:GH18), with product MSAASRKSRIATSVARVMYTNAVYFPSSRIYQGDSPGMLNYSCINHVYYAYASVTADGNVFLGDEWADARAPVDGVQGGLGSLMHLKQRHPHLQVVLSIGGSTASEVFPIVASSTLLRDNFARSALGLVEASGLDGIDIAWEFPSQAKHGHDFLALLAAVRIHMPEDRFILTAVLPAAKEVLQLIDLSTAAEYLDYINLVAYDFFGTWTSKTGHHAQLYTMNKDEPSASTGVAYVMSQGFPPKSILLGIPTYGRSFLKANGPGQDFNGVGGQDGTFEYGELPRKGCKEIVDRRYIAAQCVGGDGGFVTYDNPETVKVKAEFCKQKGLGGLFYWNGPADSRDQARSLIAAGFRALHTS
- a CDS encoding uncharacterized protein (TransMembrane:1 (i248-271o)), producing the protein MAPLTQHAGSMAREDPNAIRNECRDISNSVRQVESSLEQIKVLQSRVLSDVDSSSSSQSNRQLDALTTETMATYRSLAERVRTVKSKPEGRSAMNSGHVDRVDREVKAVITKYQTVESEFQAAVKQQMGRQYRIVRPDASDEEVQAAVDDTGNGQIFSQALMQSDRQGRARAALSAVQDRHKELLKIEQQMTELFQLMQDLDTLVVQQDAAVVQIEQKGEEIVENLDKGNEEIAVAVTTARATRKKKWICLGIVVAIIVIVVIIVVVYFLVVKGTNNNKKRSLLEEVAVPAARLVARMPSEDEIAQQFGRIAKGRLHLPAVPQ
- a CDS encoding uncharacterized protein (EggNog:ENOG41) is translated as MSSPGREVPAAAAASPPAVNDATSLAASPSPSIASHRQQQHPQFQPHSPHQQTAAPDAAASSTAALSGQDQQQQHHYDLGHSHHNSNDNVDASSSSDHLPPFEPIFTLLTNTTTNTTVHPRVHYLFSDDDASAVLTAPQTDPSHRALIVDLAPPANPSGKWTVSWASSLTPDFAVTASQLSLQQHGSGNGNNDGDEGENNEGASTSVMLRVEGVEREGVPVDTKPTGAANLRSSSSSGGSGGSIVGRENVDQLTEEFKRRMGVLKKVVDEGERRRETLNRLNEEMATTHPDGRDDNTTTTTTTTTAAAAAAVEDDTNAGGREPQ